The DNA region CAGGCCATGGAGCATCATCGCGCGCGCGATGATGAATGCGCCGATGTAGAGGAAGATCGTGGGTGACGAGAACGCACCGTAGACGATGTCGCCGGTCGCATCCTCTTCGGTCGGCGCGACCACCGACAGCAGGACGCACAGTGCGAGGGCGATCACAGCGGTGACCGGGATGGGCACGGCCTCCGTCAGCCACCACACGATCGTGAACGCCAGGATGGCCGCGAGCGCCTGCTGGTTGGGCCGCAGGTCCAGAGGCGCGGCGTACACCAGGACGAAGGCCAGCGGACCAAGGATCAGCCCCGATGTCTGGCGGAGGCGCTCGAAGCGCTCCTCGGCGGGGCTGAGCACCTCCCGTTGCTCCGGCAGCGTCTTGTACGTACCGCTCATCAGACCGTCGCTCATGTTGGATGCTCCGTGGCG from Euzebyales bacterium includes:
- a CDS encoding anion permease, whose product is MSDGLMSGTYKTLPEQREVLSPAEERFERLRQTSGLILGPLAFVLVYAAPLDLRPNQQALAAILAFTIVWWLTEAVPIPVTAVIALALCVLLSVVAPTEEDATGDIVYGAFSSPTIFLYIGAFIIARAMMLHGL